A stretch of the Cellulomonas sp. WB94 genome encodes the following:
- a CDS encoding DnaJ C-terminal domain-containing protein: protein MSGQDWLEKDFYAVLGVPKDADAPTIKKAYRKLARNMHPDHNPGDAKAEAKFKEVGEAYAVLSDPEQRQQYDQLRAMAGGPRFAAGPGGAGGGAGFEDLFGGLFGGGQGQGPRVRYQQTGGGQAGGFDDILGGLFGGGGGGGFGQQRGPRPGADLSAVTTLPFRQAAEGSTITLGVEGRSVTARIPAGVRDGQKIRLRGKGRPGDPGAPAGDLEITVRVTPHPVFTLEGTNLRVTVPVAFDEAALGAQIDVPTLDGGTVRVKVPEGTPSGRTLRVKGKGVTTPKGAGDLLVTVQVVVPQRLTPAAREAVQAFGIATSGEDVRADLLARAKV from the coding sequence GTGAGCGGCCAGGACTGGCTCGAGAAGGACTTCTACGCCGTGCTCGGCGTCCCCAAGGACGCCGATGCACCGACGATCAAGAAGGCCTACCGCAAGCTCGCGCGCAACATGCACCCGGACCACAACCCGGGTGACGCCAAGGCCGAGGCGAAGTTCAAAGAGGTCGGCGAGGCCTACGCGGTCCTCTCCGACCCCGAGCAGCGGCAGCAGTACGACCAGCTGCGCGCCATGGCCGGGGGCCCGCGGTTCGCCGCGGGTCCCGGCGGCGCGGGCGGTGGCGCCGGGTTCGAGGACCTGTTCGGCGGGCTGTTCGGCGGCGGGCAGGGCCAGGGTCCGCGCGTCCGGTACCAGCAGACCGGTGGCGGCCAGGCGGGCGGCTTCGACGACATCCTCGGCGGGCTGTTCGGCGGTGGTGGCGGTGGCGGGTTCGGTCAGCAGCGCGGGCCGCGTCCCGGCGCGGACCTGTCGGCCGTCACGACGCTGCCGTTCCGGCAGGCCGCCGAGGGCTCGACGATCACGCTCGGCGTCGAGGGGCGCTCGGTCACGGCACGCATCCCCGCGGGGGTGCGCGACGGGCAGAAGATCCGGCTGCGCGGCAAGGGCCGTCCCGGCGACCCCGGGGCGCCCGCGGGCGACCTGGAGATCACGGTGCGGGTCACGCCGCACCCGGTCTTCACGCTCGAGGGGACCAACCTGCGCGTGACCGTCCCGGTGGCGTTCGACGAGGCTGCGCTCGGCGCCCAGATCGACGTCCCGACGCTCGACGGCGGAACCGTCCGGGTCAAGGTGCCCGAGGGCACGCCGTCGGGTCGGACCCTGCGCGTCAAGGGCAAGGGCGTGACGACACCGAAGGGCGCGGGCGATTTGCTCGTGACCGTGCAGGTCGTCGTGCCGCAGCGGCTGACCCCGGCCGCGCGTGAGGCCGTGCAGGCGTTCGGGATCGCGACGTCGGGCGAGGACGTCCGCGCCGACCTGCTCGCGCGGGCGAAGGTCTGA
- a CDS encoding helix-turn-helix transcriptional regulator, with product MVSDDAPVYVISVAAELAGMHPQTLRQYDRLGIVSPGRARGRGRRYSLRDIANLREVQRLSHDEGINLAGIKRILALEGEVEQLMRQVEYLRAFAEPGRRIFTADPTGDVVAVRRSERRTVRPVRGELPSHRGSLILWRPTPR from the coding sequence ATGGTGTCCGACGACGCGCCGGTCTACGTGATCTCGGTCGCGGCCGAGCTCGCCGGCATGCACCCGCAGACCCTGCGGCAGTACGACCGGTTGGGCATCGTCTCGCCCGGTCGTGCCCGCGGGCGCGGGCGGCGCTACTCGTTGCGGGACATCGCGAACCTGCGCGAGGTCCAGCGGCTGTCGCACGACGAGGGCATCAACCTCGCGGGCATCAAGCGCATCCTCGCGCTCGAGGGCGAGGTCGAGCAGCTGATGCGGCAGGTCGAGTACCTGCGCGCGTTCGCCGAGCCGGGCCGCCGCATCTTCACGGCCGACCCCACGGGTGACGTCGTGGCGGTCCGGCGTTCCGAGCGGCGCACCGTGCGGCCCGTGCGGGGTGAGCTGCCGTCCCACCGTGGCTCCCTCATCCTGTGGCGGCCCACCCCCCGCTGA
- a CDS encoding ATP-binding cassette domain-containing protein — translation MTHDLVIEAHGLVKHFGRTKALQGVDLAVRRGTVLGVLGPNGAGKTTAVRILATLLTPDAGSARVAGFDVAKNPEKVRQRIGLTGQYASVDEDLTGRQNLALIGALLDLSRPAARARAAELLEWFDLTEAADRPAKTFSGGMRRRLDLAASLVGHPEIIFLDEPTTGLDPAKREGMWDVVRSLVAEGSTVLLTTQYLEEADALADEITVIDHGRVIAHDTPDGLKRIVGGQTLEVRPTDPARLAETAAILGRVSTAGAADEPRRGVLAVPVSDDTALGATVERLASAGIGVTELALHLPSLDDVFFSLTGRPQHDDESATPTTKEAA, via the coding sequence ATGACACACGACCTGGTGATCGAGGCTCACGGCCTCGTCAAGCACTTCGGCCGGACGAAGGCCCTGCAGGGCGTCGACCTGGCTGTCCGTCGCGGGACCGTTCTCGGCGTGCTCGGCCCCAACGGGGCGGGCAAGACGACCGCGGTCCGCATCCTCGCGACGCTCCTGACCCCCGATGCGGGCAGCGCGCGCGTCGCGGGCTTCGACGTCGCCAAGAACCCCGAGAAGGTCCGGCAGCGGATCGGCCTGACCGGGCAGTACGCCTCGGTCGACGAGGACCTTACGGGCCGGCAGAACCTCGCGCTCATCGGCGCGCTGCTCGACCTGTCCCGCCCGGCGGCGCGTGCTCGGGCCGCCGAGCTGCTCGAGTGGTTCGACCTGACCGAGGCCGCCGACCGCCCCGCCAAGACGTTCTCGGGCGGCATGCGCCGGCGCCTCGACCTCGCGGCGAGCCTCGTCGGGCACCCCGAGATCATCTTCCTCGACGAGCCGACGACCGGGCTCGACCCGGCCAAGCGCGAGGGCATGTGGGACGTCGTCCGGTCGCTCGTGGCCGAGGGCTCGACCGTCCTCCTCACGACCCAGTACCTCGAGGAGGCCGACGCGCTCGCGGACGAGATCACGGTGATCGACCACGGCCGCGTCATCGCGCACGACACCCCCGACGGGCTCAAGCGCATCGTCGGCGGCCAGACGCTCGAGGTCCGACCCACGGACCCGGCACGTCTTGCCGAGACCGCGGCCATCCTCGGCCGGGTCTCGACCGCCGGTGCCGCCGACGAGCCTCGGCGCGGCGTGCTCGCCGTCCCCGTGTCCGACGACACCGCGCTGGGAGCCACCGTCGAGCGCCTCGCGTCCGCGGGGATCGGCGTGACCGAGCTCGCGCTGCACCTGCCCAGCCTCGACGACGTCTTCTTCAGCCTCACGGGCCGTCCTCAGCACGACGACGAGTCCGCCACCCCGACCACGAAGGAGGCCGCGTGA
- a CDS encoding ABC transporter permease, which translates to MSTVTRAPAPVPSVPAHPLPTVPMREHALGASPRPFPLVRHSLSLAKRSLIKTWRTPEALIDVTLQPAIFLVIFVYIFGGAVAGSTHDYLQFLLPGILGQTIAQAAIMIGVNLNTDLEKGIFDRFRSLPIPRSAPLVGAVLGDVVRYVIVTMSTLLVGYAMGFRIGTNVLSMVGGCLLAVAFALSLSWVSVFVGMKARTSGAVQGIMFLLIMPLSFASSVFVGTGSLPGWMQGFVRVNPLTHLVDAMRGLFLGGPVAGPVLWTLTWCAGLLVVFVPLAMRAYRRRV; encoded by the coding sequence ATGTCCACCGTCACCCGCGCACCCGCACCCGTCCCATCCGTCCCCGCTCACCCGCTGCCGACCGTCCCGATGCGGGAGCACGCCCTGGGTGCGTCACCGCGCCCGTTCCCGCTCGTCCGGCACTCGCTCTCGCTCGCCAAGCGGAGCCTGATCAAGACGTGGCGCACGCCCGAGGCGCTCATCGACGTCACGCTGCAGCCGGCGATCTTCCTCGTGATCTTCGTCTACATCTTCGGCGGCGCCGTCGCCGGCTCGACCCACGACTACCTGCAGTTCCTGCTCCCCGGGATCCTCGGCCAGACGATCGCCCAGGCGGCGATCATGATCGGCGTCAACCTCAACACCGACCTGGAGAAGGGGATCTTCGACCGGTTCCGGTCGCTGCCGATCCCGCGGTCGGCGCCGCTCGTCGGCGCGGTGCTCGGTGACGTCGTGCGGTACGTCATCGTCACGATGTCGACGCTCCTCGTGGGGTACGCGATGGGCTTCCGCATCGGCACCAACGTCCTGAGCATGGTCGGCGGGTGCCTGCTCGCCGTGGCCTTCGCGCTCAGCCTGAGCTGGGTGTCGGTCTTCGTCGGGATGAAGGCCCGCACGTCAGGCGCCGTCCAGGGGATCATGTTCCTGCTGATCATGCCGCTGAGCTTCGCCTCGAGCGTGTTCGTCGGCACCGGGTCGCTGCCCGGCTGGATGCAGGGGTTCGTCCGCGTCAACCCGCTGACCCACCTCGTCGACGCGATGCGCGGGCTGTTCCTCGGCGGCCCCGTGGCAGGTCCCGTGCTGTGGACGCTCACGTGGTGCGCGGGGCTCCTGGTGGTCTTCGTGCCGCTCGCGATGCGCGCCTACCGCCGCCGCGTCTAG
- a CDS encoding BTAD domain-containing putative transcriptional regulator — MQITVLGSLAVDGTAVRGQRLSDLVRALVDARGRVVPHASLVESVWHGSPPDDGVGALQALVARARRAGLAVVTATEGYRLPLDGLTVDVLEAEALLSRGRRDLGAGSPSTALDAARAARALFDDPAAAASAWASNATVGSLADGQVAARTARLLADVVALRTEAELATGEVGALDDLRALALRTPPDEPLVALLVRALAAQGRDAEALHVIDQLRSELAEQYGTDPSPVVAAVHLALLRGELASPGPAANPSATPAVPEPHQARTPAAWRRALTTLVGREGDLQQIEDELAREPLVTLVAVGGAGKTRLALELARRAGARGEDVHAVELAGLRDSDEVLPALLTALGASESTSDAERPQVRRMLTPEDRLRRAVADVHGLLVLDNCEQVLDGAATAVAGLLAAAPADLHVLATSRSALGVAGERVHPVLALPDDVAVGLLETRARAGRPTLAWDPETALELCRRLDHLPLAIELAAARLRTMPLDDVLAGVVDRFGLLDDALRGLPDQHAGLWAMVDWSWTLLAADDRALLATLSVFPAPFTADAAEAVAVDPAGPGSDVRRGLATLVEHSLLTLEDSGPQTGGARYRMLETVREYGAARLGTDAGRTAVMARLASWAAATASAHGRRLAGAGQLDALAGLTADQETLMEALRWAVAEDHEREAYAIGAALLLSWSARGLHAEALTWARLVLQGDSAARGASAAVRTRSATGQGTRDDDTPAPDDIATVALLAVLSGGIAGDLRTLVLGRRAAARVLTQHPDRLSHGVRSLLLALNDVLRASVSLDPSSLTPATAKLIDDDDPRLRGLGFLLRSGSRENLGEIAGALEDARAAFDQFEETGNHWGMAIAAQGLGLWKSGPGGTDPDPWLVVAQENFELIGAAQDARSIAVARVVNAAVRGDIDARPALEEVVVSGAHDVSTRAQALSGLAALDAAGGRWDDAIARADEAVAMTTDSRPGAPQARVVYQGAAARMRIRSGRPAAVREGIALLAGALPDALATHDVPVASTIALGYAELAAYLGDDERARELWSLAMRLGSHNAMLFGSSEGALAIALGDDASRAGLRTRAEALTSAEVTARLTAMLSGEHGTVTSAPSSGT, encoded by the coding sequence GTGCAGATCACGGTCCTGGGGAGCCTCGCGGTGGACGGCACGGCCGTGCGCGGGCAACGGCTCTCCGACCTCGTGCGCGCGCTCGTCGACGCGCGGGGGCGGGTCGTCCCGCACGCGTCGCTCGTGGAGTCGGTGTGGCACGGCTCACCGCCCGACGACGGGGTCGGCGCGCTGCAGGCCCTCGTCGCGCGCGCGCGTCGCGCCGGGCTTGCGGTCGTCACAGCGACCGAGGGCTACCGCCTGCCGCTCGACGGCCTCACGGTCGACGTCCTCGAGGCGGAGGCGCTCCTCTCGCGCGGACGACGTGATCTCGGCGCGGGCTCCCCGAGCACAGCCCTTGACGCCGCGCGTGCCGCACGGGCGCTCTTCGACGACCCCGCCGCAGCCGCCTCGGCCTGGGCGAGCAACGCCACGGTGGGCTCCCTCGCGGACGGCCAGGTCGCGGCGCGGACCGCCCGGCTGCTCGCCGACGTCGTCGCGCTGCGGACCGAGGCCGAGCTCGCGACGGGCGAGGTCGGCGCGCTCGACGACCTGCGCGCGCTCGCGCTGCGGACCCCGCCCGACGAGCCGCTCGTCGCGCTGCTCGTCCGGGCGCTCGCCGCCCAGGGGCGGGACGCCGAGGCGCTCCACGTCATCGACCAGCTCCGGTCCGAGCTCGCCGAGCAGTACGGGACGGACCCGTCGCCCGTCGTCGCTGCGGTGCACCTCGCGCTCCTGCGGGGGGAGCTGGCCTCCCCTGGGCCGGCCGCGAACCCGTCGGCCACCCCGGCCGTACCCGAGCCGCACCAGGCGCGCACCCCCGCCGCGTGGCGCCGCGCGCTGACGACGCTCGTCGGGCGGGAGGGCGACCTCCAGCAGATCGAGGACGAGCTCGCGCGCGAGCCGCTCGTCACGCTCGTCGCCGTCGGTGGCGCCGGCAAGACCCGGCTCGCGCTCGAGCTCGCGAGGCGTGCGGGCGCCCGCGGCGAGGACGTCCACGCGGTCGAGCTCGCCGGGCTGCGGGACTCCGACGAGGTCCTCCCGGCACTGCTGACCGCGCTCGGCGCCTCCGAGTCGACGTCGGACGCCGAGCGACCGCAGGTGCGCCGCATGCTGACCCCCGAGGACCGGCTGCGCCGTGCGGTCGCCGACGTGCACGGGCTGCTCGTCCTGGACAACTGCGAGCAGGTGCTCGACGGCGCAGCGACGGCCGTCGCCGGTCTGCTCGCTGCCGCACCGGCCGACCTGCACGTCCTGGCGACGAGCCGGTCCGCGCTCGGCGTCGCGGGCGAGCGGGTCCACCCGGTGCTCGCGCTGCCGGACGACGTCGCCGTGGGGCTCCTCGAGACCCGGGCGCGCGCCGGGCGACCCACGCTCGCCTGGGACCCGGAGACCGCGCTCGAGCTGTGCCGACGCCTGGACCACCTCCCGCTCGCGATCGAGCTCGCCGCCGCGCGCCTGCGCACCATGCCGCTCGACGACGTGCTCGCGGGCGTCGTCGACCGGTTCGGCCTGCTCGACGACGCGCTGCGGGGCCTCCCCGACCAGCACGCCGGGCTCTGGGCGATGGTCGACTGGAGCTGGACGCTGCTCGCAGCCGACGACCGCGCCCTCCTCGCGACCCTGTCGGTCTTCCCCGCGCCGTTCACCGCCGACGCAGCCGAGGCGGTCGCCGTCGACCCGGCGGGCCCGGGCTCGGACGTGCGACGAGGCCTCGCGACGCTCGTCGAGCACTCGCTCCTCACGCTCGAGGACTCCGGCCCCCAGACCGGCGGTGCTCGCTACCGGATGCTCGAGACCGTGCGCGAGTACGGCGCGGCCCGGCTCGGCACCGACGCGGGCCGCACCGCGGTGATGGCGCGGCTCGCGTCCTGGGCGGCGGCCACGGCGAGCGCTCACGGCCGACGGCTCGCGGGCGCGGGGCAGCTCGACGCGCTCGCCGGCCTCACGGCCGACCAGGAGACGCTCATGGAGGCGCTGCGCTGGGCGGTCGCCGAGGACCACGAGCGTGAGGCGTACGCGATCGGTGCGGCGCTGCTGCTCTCCTGGAGCGCGCGGGGGCTCCACGCCGAGGCATTGACCTGGGCCCGCCTCGTGCTCCAGGGCGACTCGGCGGCGCGGGGCGCGTCGGCTGCGGTACGCACGCGCTCTGCGACGGGACAAGGAACCCGCGACGACGACACGCCGGCACCCGACGACATCGCGACGGTCGCTCTCCTGGCGGTGCTCAGCGGCGGCATCGCGGGCGACCTGCGCACACTCGTGCTCGGCCGCCGGGCCGCGGCACGCGTCCTGACCCAGCACCCTGACCGGCTCTCGCACGGCGTCAGGTCGCTGCTGCTCGCACTGAACGACGTGCTGCGCGCCTCCGTCTCGCTCGACCCCTCGTCACTCACGCCCGCAACCGCGAAGCTGATCGACGACGACGACCCCCGCCTCCGCGGCCTCGGATTCCTCCTGCGGTCAGGCTCGCGGGAGAACCTGGGCGAGATCGCCGGAGCCCTCGAGGACGCGCGCGCCGCGTTCGACCAGTTCGAGGAGACCGGCAACCACTGGGGCATGGCGATCGCGGCGCAGGGGCTCGGGCTCTGGAAGAGCGGCCCGGGTGGGACGGATCCCGATCCCTGGCTCGTCGTCGCGCAGGAGAACTTCGAGCTCATCGGGGCCGCGCAGGACGCCCGGTCGATCGCCGTCGCCCGGGTCGTCAACGCCGCTGTCAGGGGCGACATCGACGCACGTCCCGCCCTCGAGGAGGTCGTCGTGTCCGGCGCGCACGACGTGAGCACGCGCGCGCAGGCGCTCAGCGGTCTCGCCGCGCTCGATGCCGCGGGCGGACGGTGGGACGACGCCATTGCACGCGCCGACGAGGCAGTCGCGATGACCACCGACTCGCGGCCGGGCGCCCCGCAGGCCCGGGTCGTGTACCAGGGTGCTGCCGCCCGGATGCGGATCCGCTCGGGGCGCCCGGCCGCGGTGCGCGAGGGCATCGCGCTGCTCGCCGGCGCCCTGCCCGACGCGCTCGCGACGCACGACGTGCCTGTCGCGAGCACCATCGCGCTCGGGTACGCCGAGCTGGCCGCGTACCTCGGCGACGACGAGCGGGCCAGAGAGCTCTGGTCGCTCGCGATGCGCCTCGGGTCGCACAACGCGATGCTCTTCGGGAGCTCCGAGGGTGCGCTCGCGATCGCGCTGGGCGACGACGCGTCGCGGGCCGGGCTTCGCACGCGGGCCGAGGCGCTGACGAGCGCCGAGGTGACCGCCCGGCTCACCGCGATGCTGAGCGGCGAGCACGGCACGGTCACCTCGGCGCCGTCGTCGGGCACCTAG
- the nrdH gene encoding glutaredoxin-like protein NrdH, producing MTITVYSKPSCVQCSATYRAMDKLGFDYEVVDISQDSDARDYVMSLGHLQAPVVVADGHHWSGYRPDQIKALAERMAVAVA from the coding sequence ATGACGATCACGGTCTACAGCAAGCCGTCCTGCGTGCAGTGCAGCGCGACGTACCGCGCCATGGACAAGCTGGGCTTCGACTACGAGGTCGTCGACATCAGCCAGGACTCCGACGCCCGTGACTACGTCATGTCGCTCGGTCACCTGCAGGCTCCCGTCGTCGTCGCCGACGGTCACCACTGGTCGGGCTACCGGCCGGACCAGATCAAGGCGCTCGCCGAGCGCATGGCCGTCGCCGTCGCCTGA
- the nrdI gene encoding class Ib ribonucleoside-diphosphate reductase assembly flavoprotein NrdI, with product MSSLVYFSSVSENTRRFVERLGFDAHRIPLTPKQPFLKVHEPYVLVVPTYGGGNEGGAVPRQVVKFLNDEDNRSHLRGVIAAGNTNFGAAYCIAGDIVAAKCQVPYLYAFELLGTNEDVIRVREGLRTFWQRQ from the coding sequence ATGAGCTCACTTGTCTACTTCTCCAGCGTCTCGGAGAACACGCGCCGGTTCGTCGAGCGGCTCGGGTTCGACGCGCACCGGATCCCGCTGACCCCCAAGCAGCCCTTCCTGAAGGTCCATGAGCCGTACGTCCTGGTGGTCCCCACCTACGGCGGCGGCAACGAAGGCGGCGCCGTCCCGCGGCAGGTCGTCAAGTTCCTCAACGACGAGGACAACAGATCACACCTCCGCGGCGTCATCGCGGCAGGCAACACCAACTTCGGAGCGGCGTACTGCATCGCGGGAGACATCGTCGCCGCGAAGTGCCAGGTCCCGTACCTGTACGCCTTCGAGCTCCTGGGAACGAACGAGGACGTCATCCGCGTCCGCGAAGGATTGAGGACATTTTGGCAGCGACAGTGA
- the nrdE gene encoding class 1b ribonucleoside-diphosphate reductase subunit alpha, which produces MDYHSLNAMLNLYGPDGKIQFDKDREAARQYFLQHVNQNTVFFHDLAEKLEYLVENKYYEPAILAKYDAAFIKSLFEHAYSKKFRFQTFLGAFKYYTSYTLKTFDGKRYLERFEDRVCMVALTLADGDQDVAISIVDEIISGRFQPATPTFLNSGKAQRGEAVSCFLLRIEDNMESIARGINSALQLSKRGGGVALLLSNIREHGAPIKHIENQSSGVIPVMKLLEDSFSYANQLGARQGAGAVYLHAHHPDIMRFLDTKRENADEKIRIKTLSLGVVIPDITFELARKNEPMYLFSPYDVERVYGVSFADISVSEKYHEMVDDARIHKTRIDAREFFQTLAELQFESGYPYLMFEDTVNKANPIKGKITHSNLCSEILQVSTPSTYNEDLSYSHVGRDISCNLGSMNIALAMDSPDFGRTVEVAIRALTAVSDQTSIESVPSVKRANAGGHAIGLGQMNLHGYLARERVHYGSAEGLDFTNMYFYTVAYHAIRASNRLAIERNKAFDGFEDSTYATGAYFEKYVSRTWEPKTAKVRELFEKAGVAIPTQDDWTALSASVQAHGLYNQNLQAVPPTGSISYINHSTSSIHPVASKIEIRKEGKIGRVYYPAPFLTNDNLEYYDDAYEIGYEKIIDTYAEATQHVDQGLSLTLFFKDTVTTRDINKAQIYAWRKGIKTLYYIRLRQQALEGTEVEGCVSCML; this is translated from the coding sequence ATGGACTACCACTCGCTCAACGCGATGCTCAACCTCTACGGCCCGGACGGCAAGATCCAGTTCGACAAGGACCGTGAGGCCGCGCGGCAGTACTTCCTGCAGCACGTCAACCAGAACACCGTCTTCTTCCACGACCTCGCGGAGAAGCTCGAGTACCTGGTCGAGAACAAGTACTACGAGCCCGCGATCCTCGCCAAGTACGACGCCGCGTTCATCAAGAGCCTGTTCGAGCACGCGTACTCGAAGAAGTTCCGGTTCCAGACGTTCCTCGGCGCGTTCAAGTACTACACGTCGTACACGCTCAAGACGTTCGACGGGAAGCGCTACCTCGAGCGCTTCGAGGACCGCGTCTGCATGGTCGCCCTCACGCTTGCCGACGGCGACCAGGACGTCGCGATCTCGATCGTCGACGAGATCATCTCGGGCCGGTTCCAGCCCGCGACCCCGACCTTCCTCAACTCGGGCAAGGCGCAGCGCGGCGAGGCCGTCTCCTGCTTCCTGCTCCGCATCGAGGACAACATGGAGTCCATCGCGCGCGGCATCAACTCCGCGCTGCAGCTCTCCAAGCGCGGCGGCGGCGTCGCGCTGCTCCTGAGCAACATCCGCGAGCACGGTGCGCCGATCAAGCACATCGAGAACCAGTCGTCCGGCGTCATCCCCGTGATGAAGCTCCTCGAAGACTCCTTCTCGTACGCGAACCAGCTCGGCGCGCGTCAGGGCGCCGGCGCGGTGTACCTGCACGCGCACCACCCCGACATCATGCGGTTCCTCGACACGAAGCGTGAGAACGCCGACGAGAAGATCCGCATCAAGACGCTGTCCCTCGGCGTCGTCATCCCCGACATCACGTTCGAGCTCGCCCGCAAGAACGAGCCGATGTACCTGTTCTCGCCGTACGACGTCGAGCGGGTCTACGGCGTGTCGTTCGCGGACATCTCGGTGTCCGAGAAGTACCACGAGATGGTCGACGACGCGCGGATCCACAAGACGCGGATCGACGCGCGCGAGTTCTTCCAGACGCTCGCCGAGCTGCAGTTCGAGTCCGGCTACCCGTACCTCATGTTCGAGGACACGGTGAACAAGGCCAACCCCATCAAGGGGAAGATCACGCACTCGAACCTGTGCTCCGAGATCCTCCAGGTCTCGACGCCGTCGACGTACAACGAGGACCTGTCGTACAGCCACGTCGGCCGCGACATCTCCTGCAACCTCGGCTCGATGAACATCGCGCTCGCGATGGACTCGCCCGACTTCGGCCGCACCGTCGAGGTCGCGATCCGTGCCCTCACCGCGGTCTCGGACCAGACGAGCATCGAGTCGGTCCCGTCCGTCAAGCGGGCCAACGCCGGCGGCCACGCGATCGGCCTCGGGCAGATGAACCTGCACGGCTACCTGGCGCGCGAGCGCGTGCACTACGGGTCCGCCGAGGGCCTCGACTTCACGAACATGTACTTCTACACGGTCGCGTACCACGCGATCCGTGCGTCGAACCGGCTCGCGATCGAGCGGAACAAGGCGTTCGACGGCTTCGAGGACTCGACGTACGCGACGGGTGCCTACTTCGAGAAGTACGTGTCCCGGACCTGGGAGCCCAAGACGGCGAAGGTGCGTGAGCTGTTCGAGAAGGCCGGTGTCGCGATCCCGACGCAGGACGACTGGACGGCGCTGTCGGCGTCCGTCCAGGCGCATGGCCTGTACAACCAGAACCTCCAGGCCGTCCCCCCGACGGGCTCGATCTCCTACATCAACCACTCGACGTCGTCGATCCACCCGGTCGCCTCGAAGATCGAGATCCGCAAGGAGGGCAAGATCGGGCGTGTCTACTACCCGGCGCCCTTCCTGACGAACGACAACCTCGAGTACTACGACGACGCGTACGAGATCGGCTACGAGAAGATCATCGACACGTACGCCGAGGCCACCCAGCACGTCGACCAGGGCCTGTCCCTGACGCTGTTCTTCAAGGACACCGTGACGACGCGCGACATCAACAAGGCGCAGATCTACGCGTGGCGCAAGGGCATCAAGACGCTCTACTACATCCGCCTGCGCCAGCAGGCGCTCGAGGGCACCGAGGTGGAGGGCTGCGTCTCGTGCATGCTCTGA
- the nrdF gene encoding class 1b ribonucleoside-diphosphate reductase subunit beta — protein sequence MHEKLKLVSSVQAINWNRLEDDKDAEVWDRLVGNFWIPEKIPLSNDIQSWGTLTPQEQQLTTRVFTGLTLLDTIQGTVGAVSLIPDAITPHEEAVYTNIAFMESVHAKSYSSIFSTLNTTPEIDDAFRWSEENPNLQRKAEIVMQYYRGDDPLKRKVASTLLESFLFYSGFYLPMYWSSRAKLTNTADLIRLIIRDEAVHGYYIGYKFQKGLEKVSEAERASIKEYTFELLFELYDNEVEYTQDLYDGVGLTEDVKKFLRYNANKALMNLGYEALFPRDETDVNPAILSALSPNADENHDFFSGSGSSYVIGKAVNTEDEDWDF from the coding sequence ATGCACGAGAAGCTCAAGCTGGTCAGCAGTGTCCAGGCCATCAACTGGAACCGTCTCGAGGACGACAAGGACGCCGAGGTCTGGGACCGCCTGGTCGGCAACTTCTGGATCCCCGAGAAGATCCCGCTGTCCAACGACATCCAGTCGTGGGGGACGCTGACCCCGCAGGAGCAGCAGCTCACGACGCGGGTGTTCACGGGTCTGACGCTCCTGGACACCATCCAGGGGACGGTCGGCGCGGTGAGCCTGATCCCCGACGCGATCACGCCTCACGAGGAGGCGGTGTACACCAACATCGCGTTCATGGAGTCGGTGCACGCGAAGTCGTACTCGTCGATCTTCTCGACGCTCAACACGACGCCCGAGATCGACGACGCGTTCCGCTGGTCGGAGGAGAACCCCAACCTCCAGCGCAAGGCTGAGATCGTCATGCAGTACTACCGCGGCGACGACCCGCTCAAGCGCAAGGTCGCGTCGACCCTGCTCGAGTCGTTCCTGTTCTACTCGGGCTTCTACCTGCCCATGTACTGGTCGAGCCGCGCAAAGCTCACCAACACGGCCGACCTCATCCGCCTGATCATCCGCGACGAGGCCGTGCACGGGTACTACATCGGCTACAAGTTCCAGAAGGGCCTCGAGAAGGTCTCCGAGGCCGAGCGAGCCTCGATCAAGGAGTACACGTTCGAGCTGCTCTTCGAGCTGTACGACAACGAGGTGGAGTACACCCAGGACCTCTACGACGGTGTCGGCCTGACCGAGGACGTCAAGAAGTTCCTGCGCTACAACGCCAACAAGGCGCTCATGAACCTCGGCTACGAGGCGCTGTTCCCGCGCGACGAGACGGACGTCAACCCGGCGATCCTCTCGGCGCTGAGCCCCAACGCCGACGAGAACCACGACTTCTTCTCGGGGTCCGGCTCGTCGTACGTCATCGGCAAGGCCGTCAACACCGAGGACGAGGACTGGGACTTCTGA